A genomic region of Phragmites australis chromosome 2, lpPhrAust1.1, whole genome shotgun sequence contains the following coding sequences:
- the LOC133904220 gene encoding uncharacterized protein LOC133904220 has product MPAAHTTLVPSTATATANVTSIKSHIPIVLSMKATNYTMWSVFFKAMCGKFHLLHHIDGSILAAPTNPTWIQEDCNVLSWLFGCIHENVLTVMGDLSVTEYSQCVKSLADDLCDVGHAMYEPALVLNLLCGLRSSFANAVDNIAFKTPLPSFSEACSYLLMMEMHQKNDAASSTVLAIFGRPHVVCGSGGCQ; this is encoded by the exons ATGCCGGCCGCCCACACCACCCTCGTTCCTTCCACCGCAACTGCCACAGCCAATGTCACCTCCATCAAGTCGCACATCCCCATCGTCCTCAGCATGAAGGCCACGAACTACACCATGTGGTCCGTGTTCTTCAAGGCGATGTGTGGCAAGTTTCACCTGCTGCATCACATCGACGGTTCCATCCTCGCCGCTCCGACCAATCCAACATGGattcaagaggattgcaacgtCCTCTCATGGCTCTTTGGCTGCATCCACGAGAACGTTCTCACCGTCATG GGTGATCTGTCGGTAACAGAGTACTCCCAGTGCGTCAAATCACTGGCCGACGATCTCTGCGATGTCGGTCACGCCATGTACGAACCGGCACTCGTGCTCAACCTTCTGTGCGGCCTTCGCTCGAGCTTTGCCAACGCTGTCGACAACATCGCCTTCAAGACACCACTGCCCTCATTCAGCGAGGCCTGCTCCTATCTCCTCATGATGGAAATGCATCAGAAGAACGACGCTGCCTCTAGCACCGTCCTTGCTATTTTTGGCAGGCCACACGTCGTTTGTGGCTCCGGCGGGTGCCAGTAG